The following are encoded together in the Rhodobacter sp. genome:
- a CDS encoding dipeptide ABC transporter ATP-binding protein, whose amino-acid sequence MRETVAVQQDATPALQGAPAEPLLRVEDLHVEFETAAGTLKAVESVSFSVAPGETVAIVGESGSGKSVSALAIMRLLPKRNARVPRGRILFDGRNLLDLDDTAMQKIRGHRISMIFQEPMTSLNPMMTIGYQLMEPLIIHLGLSGRDARARAEELLALVGISDPPTRLKQYPHEFSGGMRQRVMIAIGLACNPKLIIADEPTTALDVTIQAQILALMKRLSRELGIALILITHNLGIVARYADRVNVMYAGKLAETGSAEEIFHRPRHPYTMGLLHSVPRLDEDKKHKLATISGLPPNLLKAPAGCRFAERCPHALPACGAPTALQATQGGGESACHRLAEIEAGGLPWPEQDAAPANADDPGEAPVLLEVTGLQKTYGAVRAVNGVSFAIHKGETLGLVGESGCGKSTVGRIILGLTDPDTGRIAYAGTDIGNLRGRALGRVRQKLQVIFQDPFSSLNPRMTVGQIIAEPLAYYRLRPDRRARAERVAELLEQVGLPPQFAQRYPHQLSGGQRQRIGIARALAMEPDCIVCDEAVSALDVSIQGQIINLLEHLRETLGIAYLFIAHDLAVVRHISHRVAVMYLGEIVEIGTRDAIFDAPAHPYTRLLLEAVPIPDPMVEQRRHADTIKGEISAPLVNTKGCRFAPRCPLADEACRLSSPRLADDGQGRQVACFKV is encoded by the coding sequence ATGCGCGAAACTGTCGCTGTGCAACAGGATGCGACGCCGGCGCTGCAGGGTGCGCCTGCCGAACCGCTGCTGCGGGTCGAGGATCTGCACGTGGAATTCGAGACCGCCGCCGGGACGCTGAAGGCCGTCGAATCGGTCTCGTTCAGCGTGGCGCCGGGCGAAACGGTGGCCATCGTCGGCGAATCCGGCTCGGGGAAATCGGTCAGCGCGCTGGCGATCATGCGGCTGCTGCCCAAGCGCAACGCGCGGGTGCCCCGCGGGCGGATCCTGTTCGACGGCCGGAATCTGCTCGATCTGGACGACACGGCGATGCAGAAGATCCGCGGCCACCGGATCAGCATGATCTTTCAGGAGCCGATGACCTCGCTCAACCCGATGATGACCATCGGCTACCAGTTGATGGAGCCGCTGATCATCCACCTGGGCCTCTCGGGCAGGGACGCCCGCGCCCGCGCCGAGGAATTGCTGGCGCTGGTCGGCATCTCGGACCCGCCGACGCGGCTGAAACAATACCCGCATGAATTCTCGGGCGGGATGCGGCAACGGGTGATGATCGCCATCGGCCTGGCCTGCAACCCCAAGCTGATCATCGCGGATGAGCCGACAACGGCGCTGGACGTGACGATCCAGGCGCAGATCCTGGCCCTGATGAAGCGGCTGTCGCGCGAACTGGGCATCGCGCTGATCCTCATCACCCACAACCTGGGGATCGTGGCGCGCTATGCGGACCGGGTGAACGTGATGTATGCGGGCAAGCTGGCCGAAACGGGCAGCGCCGAGGAAATCTTTCACCGCCCGCGCCACCCCTACACGATGGGTCTGCTGCATTCGGTGCCCCGTCTCGACGAGGACAAGAAGCACAAGCTGGCGACCATCTCGGGCCTGCCGCCGAACCTGCTGAAGGCCCCCGCCGGCTGCCGTTTCGCCGAACGCTGCCCCCATGCCCTGCCCGCTTGCGGCGCGCCGACCGCGTTGCAGGCGACCCAGGGCGGGGGGGAATCCGCCTGCCACCGACTGGCCGAGATCGAGGCCGGGGGCCTGCCCTGGCCCGAACAGGACGCGGCCCCGGCGAACGCGGACGACCCGGGCGAAGCGCCGGTCCTGCTGGAGGTCACGGGCCTGCAAAAGACCTATGGCGCGGTGCGGGCGGTCAACGGCGTGAGCTTTGCCATCCACAAGGGCGAGACGCTGGGGCTGGTGGGTGAATCCGGCTGCGGCAAGTCCACCGTCGGCCGGATCATCCTGGGCCTGACCGACCCCGACACGGGCCGCATCGCCTATGCCGGAACCGACATCGGCAACCTGAGGGGCCGGGCACTGGGCCGTGTGCGTCAAAAGCTACAGGTGATCTTTCAGGACCCGTTCAGCTCGTTGAACCCGCGCATGACCGTCGGGCAGATCATCGCCGAACCGCTGGCCTATTACCGGCTGCGCCCCGACCGGCGCGCCCGGGCCGAACGGGTCGCCGAACTGCTGGAACAGGTCGGACTGCCACCGCAATTCGCGCAGCGCTATCCGCACCAGCTTTCGGGCGGGCAGCGCCAGCGGATCGGTATCGCGCGGGCCCTGGCGATGGAGCCGGACTGCATCGTCTGCGACGAGGCGGTCTCGGCCCTGGACGTGTCGATCCAGGGGCAGATCATCAACCTGCTGGAACATCTGCGCGAGACCCTGGGCATCGCCTATCTGTTCATCGCCCACGACCTGGCCGTGGTGCGGCACATCTCGCATCGGGTGGCGGTCATGTATCTGGGCGAGATCGTCGAGATCGGCACGCGGGACGCGATCTTCGACGCGCCGGCCCACCCCTACACGCGGCTCTTGCTCGAGGCCGTGCCGATCCCCGACCCCATGGTCGAACAGCGCCGCCATGCCGATACGATCAAGGGCGAGATCAGCGCGCCGCTGGTCAACACCAAGGGCTGCCGCTTTGCCCCCCGCTGCCCGCTGGCGGACGAGGCCTGCCGCCTTTCGTCGCCCCGGCTGGCCGACGACGGCCAAGGCCGGCAAGTCGCCTGTTTCAAGGTCTGA
- a CDS encoding aromatic ring-hydroxylating dioxygenase subunit alpha translates to MAITQEDNDLMTRVDGEAPLGRMLRQHYWLPAIPGDKLERDGRPYRVRLLGENYVVFRNTDGAVGILDEQCPHRRASLALAQNRDNGLRCIYHGWKFDVEGNLVDAPNVENNAAQFCKSVKLNRYKAVERGGIVWAWLGQGDEAPPFPALPFVDLPPENRSVTSVEIATNYLQGVEASMDTTHVSFLHSSTTEMSGNTQRKNMLKKTSARLEFEDRPYGFRYAAIRELGEDQFYVRVNNFVMPWYAVVCPPETDGPSTVFFSVPIDDTTHRAWFVHFNPVRPLGLTVMSATPDTWNFPPIPPGTPDENWGQDRALMKRGHFTGFPQHLGTEDFAMFLSQGPIYDRTKEQLCASDGALMRVRHQILKSVREFMQGQTPKLAQSSEEDYGRAVSVGDVVPDGKAWKSLVA, encoded by the coding sequence ATGGCCATCACGCAGGAAGACAACGATCTGATGACCCGGGTTGACGGCGAGGCGCCGCTGGGCCGGATGTTGCGTCAACATTACTGGCTGCCGGCGATTCCCGGCGACAAGCTCGAGCGCGACGGCCGGCCCTACCGCGTGCGCCTGTTGGGTGAAAACTACGTGGTCTTTCGCAACACGGACGGCGCGGTCGGTATTCTGGACGAGCAATGCCCGCACCGCCGCGCCTCGCTGGCGTTGGCGCAGAACCGCGACAACGGGCTGCGCTGCATCTATCACGGCTGGAAATTCGACGTCGAGGGCAACCTGGTGGATGCGCCCAACGTGGAAAACAACGCCGCGCAGTTCTGCAAATCGGTCAAGCTGAACCGCTACAAGGCGGTCGAACGCGGCGGCATCGTCTGGGCCTGGCTGGGGCAAGGCGACGAGGCGCCGCCTTTCCCGGCGCTGCCCTTCGTCGATCTGCCGCCCGAGAACCGTTCGGTCACCTCGGTCGAGATTGCGACGAATTACCTGCAAGGGGTCGAGGCTTCGATGGACACCACGCACGTGTCCTTCCTGCATTCGTCCACGACCGAAATGAGCGGCAACACCCAGCGCAAGAACATGCTGAAAAAGACATCGGCACGGCTGGAATTCGAAGACCGGCCCTATGGGTTCCGCTACGCCGCGATCCGCGAGTTGGGCGAGGACCAGTTCTATGTCCGGGTCAACAACTTTGTCATGCCCTGGTATGCGGTGGTCTGCCCGCCGGAAACGGATGGCCCCTCGACCGTGTTCTTCTCGGTGCCAATCGATGACACCACGCACCGCGCCTGGTTCGTGCATTTCAACCCGGTGCGCCCCCTGGGCCTGACGGTGATGAGCGCCACGCCCGACACCTGGAATTTCCCGCCGATCCCGCCGGGCACCCCCGACGAGAACTGGGGCCAGGACCGCGCGCTGATGAAACGCGGCCATTTCACCGGCTTTCCCCAGCACTTGGGGACCGAGGATTTCGCCATGTTCCTCAGCCAGGGGCCGATCTACGACCGCACCAAGGAACAGCTCTGCGCCTCGGACGGGGCGTTGATGCGGGTGCGCCACCAGATCCTGAAATCGGTGCGCGAGTTCATGCAGGGCCAGACGCCCAAGCTGGCCCAGAGCAGCGAGGAGGACTACGGCCGCGCCGTGTCCGTCGGCGATGTCGTGCCCGACGGCAAGGCCTGGAAATCGCTGGTCGCCTGA
- a CDS encoding ABC transporter permease, whose product MSSQSDLLNPPPLTARAWLAASQFVRQQPFGTLGALIIVAIGLSGLFAEWVAPYDPLEIDYFATFAPPSWEHWAGTDEFGRDILSRLIYGARTAMIISLSASTLGVVAGAILGMASAYFGGRIDFAIQRVMDILLSFPIIVLALVVVAVLGRFPVAGVDLNLVVAIAIPMIPKSARVIRAAALQVAVMPYVDAARALGFSHSRIILRHMAPNLVAPFLILFTAYVAQAILLEAALSFLGLGVTEPTPAWGLMLSGNATQFFMTAPWAIIFPGLAISLSVFAFNLYGDALRDWLDPKFKF is encoded by the coding sequence ATGTCCAGCCAGTCCGACCTACTGAACCCGCCGCCGTTGACCGCCCGCGCCTGGCTGGCCGCCAGCCAGTTCGTGCGCCAGCAACCCTTTGGCACGCTGGGGGCCCTGATCATCGTCGCGATCGGTCTGTCAGGCCTGTTCGCCGAATGGGTGGCGCCCTATGACCCGTTGGAAATCGACTATTTCGCCACCTTTGCCCCGCCGTCGTGGGAGCACTGGGCCGGCACCGACGAATTTGGCCGCGACATCCTCTCGCGGCTGATCTACGGGGCGCGGACGGCGATGATCATCTCGCTGTCGGCCTCGACTCTGGGGGTGGTGGCCGGGGCGATCCTGGGCATGGCGTCGGCCTATTTCGGCGGGCGGATCGACTTTGCGATCCAGCGGGTCATGGACATCCTGCTGAGCTTTCCGATCATCGTGCTGGCGCTGGTGGTGGTGGCGGTGCTGGGGCGGTTCCCGGTGGCCGGCGTGGACCTCAACCTGGTCGTCGCCATCGCCATCCCGATGATCCCCAAATCCGCGCGCGTGATCCGCGCCGCCGCCTTGCAGGTCGCGGTGATGCCCTATGTGGACGCGGCGCGCGCGCTGGGTTTCTCGCACAGCCGGATCATCTTGCGGCATATGGCGCCCAATCTGGTCGCGCCGTTCCTGATCCTGTTCACCGCCTATGTCGCGCAGGCGATCCTGCTCGAGGCCGCCCTGTCATTCCTGGGTCTCGGCGTGACCGAGCCGACGCCCGCCTGGGGCCTGATGCTGTCGGGCAACGCCACCCAGTTCTTCATGACCGCGCCCTGGGCCATCATCTTTCCAGGCCTTGCCATCTCGCTTTCGGTGTTCGCCTTCAACCTCTATGGCGATGCGTTGCGCGACTGGCTCGACCCCAAATTCAAGTTCTGA
- a CDS encoding oxidoreductase encodes MAPSADTFMARVTAATTPAPGLRVIELAAAEGGQLPGFPPGAHVSVRIPPRGPERPQEMWRSYSLVAFPDELPPIEGTPRTLYRLGVLREAAGKGGSRYMHDELRVGDFLTLRLPPNGFPLQAPRDGIHLVAGGIGITPLVTMASALSNAGVDCVLHYTCRQAAHHLFTDRLGALAGCNVRLYADEDPAGAFSVAGFLDGLAPATPLYICGPAGLIDAVTQGALARGWDPASVHSEVFAEATPLPGDAPFQVRLASSGAVLDVPADKSLLDVLIAEGAFVMYDCRQGHCGLCSVPVLSGQVLHRDIFLAEDQRAAGDVMQACVSRGVGLIELDL; translated from the coding sequence ATGGCGCCGTCCGCTGACACCTTCATGGCGCGGGTGACCGCGGCCACCACCCCCGCACCGGGTTTGCGGGTCATCGAACTGGCCGCGGCCGAGGGCGGGCAATTGCCGGGCTTTCCGCCGGGCGCCCATGTCTCGGTCCGCATTCCGCCGCGCGGGCCCGAACGCCCGCAAGAGATGTGGCGCAGCTATTCGCTGGTCGCCTTTCCCGACGAATTGCCACCGATCGAGGGGACGCCGCGCACGCTCTACCGGCTGGGCGTGCTGCGCGAGGCGGCGGGCAAGGGCGGCTCGCGCTACATGCACGACGAACTGCGGGTGGGGGATTTCCTGACCTTGCGGCTGCCGCCCAACGGTTTCCCGCTACAGGCGCCGCGCGACGGGATCCACCTGGTCGCGGGCGGGATCGGCATCACGCCCCTGGTGACGATGGCCTCGGCGCTGTCGAATGCCGGGGTGGATTGCGTGTTGCACTACACCTGCCGGCAGGCCGCGCATCATCTGTTCACCGACCGGCTGGGCGCGCTGGCGGGGTGCAACGTCAGGCTCTATGCCGACGAGGACCCGGCCGGGGCCTTTTCGGTGGCGGGGTTCCTGGACGGGCTTGCGCCCGCGACGCCGCTTTATATCTGCGGGCCCGCGGGATTGATCGACGCGGTGACCCAAGGCGCCCTGGCGCGCGGCTGGGACCCGGCAAGCGTGCATTCCGAGGTCTTCGCCGAGGCCACCCCCCTGCCGGGTGACGCGCCGTTCCAGGTGCGTTTGGCGTCGTCCGGGGCGGTGCTCGATGTGCCGGCGGACAAGTCGCTGCTGGACGTGTTGATCGCCGAGGGGGCCTTTGTCATGTATGATTGCCGCCAAGGGCATTGCGGGCTGTGCTCGGTCCCGGTGCTTTCGGGGCAGGTCCTGCACCGCGACATCTTCCTGGCCGAGGATCAGCGCGCAGCCGGCGACGTGATGCAGGCCTGCGTCTCGCGCGGGGTGGGGCTGATCGAGCTGGATCTCTGA
- a CDS encoding ABC transporter permease produces the protein MFLKYAAKRALMMVPTLLGVAIIIFLMVRVMPGDIIEIKYANSTGSSVPQEIIDAERARLGLDQPVIVQMGDWLVGLATLDLGTSLWTERPVWDEIMARFPVTIQTAILSIVIAVVVAIPLGTLAAIYNGTIIDQAVRVLTIGGIAIPSFWLGMLILMFLLIGFGWAPPLNFVSFHRDPVANLSLLIWPAVSVGYRLASLIARMIRSSLLEVMNEDYIRTARAKGVREALVVRRHALRNALLPAITVIGIEFALLIGGLVVTEQVFNLNGIGRLFIDAVQHNDFMLIQGLVMVTAVFFMLVNLTVDLLYAALDPRIELK, from the coding sequence ATGTTCCTGAAATACGCTGCCAAACGCGCGCTGATGATGGTTCCCACGCTGCTGGGCGTGGCGATCATCATCTTCCTGATGGTCCGTGTCATGCCTGGCGACATCATCGAGATCAAATACGCCAACTCGACCGGGTCGTCGGTCCCGCAGGAAATCATCGACGCCGAACGCGCCCGTCTGGGGCTGGACCAGCCGGTGATCGTGCAGATGGGGGACTGGCTGGTGGGGCTGGCGACGCTGGATCTGGGCACGTCGCTCTGGACCGAACGGCCGGTCTGGGACGAGATCATGGCCCGCTTCCCGGTCACCATCCAGACTGCGATCCTCAGTATCGTCATCGCCGTGGTGGTGGCCATCCCGTTGGGCACCCTCGCCGCGATCTACAACGGCACGATCATCGACCAGGCGGTGCGGGTTCTGACCATCGGCGGCATCGCCATCCCGTCCTTCTGGCTGGGGATGCTGATCCTGATGTTCCTGCTGATCGGCTTTGGCTGGGCGCCTCCGCTGAATTTCGTCTCGTTCCACCGCGACCCGGTGGCCAATCTGTCGTTGCTGATCTGGCCCGCCGTTTCGGTTGGCTACCGGCTGGCCTCGTTGATCGCGCGGATGATCCGCTCGTCGCTGCTGGAGGTGATGAACGAGGATTACATCCGCACCGCCCGCGCCAAGGGCGTGCGCGAGGCGCTGGTGGTGCGCCGCCACGCGCTGCGCAACGCCCTGCTGCCGGCGATCACGGTCATCGGCATCGAATTCGCGTTGCTGATCGGCGGGCTGGTGGTGACCGAACAGGTGTTCAACCTGAACGGCATCGGGCGGCTTTTCATCGACGCCGTGCAGCACAACGATTTCATGCTGATCCAGGGGCTGGTGATGGTCACCGCCGTGTTCTTCATGCTGGTCAACCTGACGGTGGACCTGCTCTATGCCGCTCTCGATCCCCGTATCGAGCTGAAGTGA
- a CDS encoding acetate--CoA ligase family protein — translation MAAGRDSATAKGAPDIRRLLAPRSVAIIGASANPASMGARALSAFRRFHYAGDIHLVNPRTEAIDGIRCVPTVADLPQGVDAAIFAIPQPAVAEALAQGIARGLGGAVIFSAGYAETGPDGRRAQDALAAMARAGGLALAGPNCLGLVNFDAGVPLTSGPVHPIDRRGRPGLAVIAQSGGIMGAIINASEDRDIPLSHAISTGNEAALGVTDYFAALVGDPAIGSFALFAEHIRDPQGFLASARRARDLGKPVILLHSGRSARAQEASLSHTGAVASNFRAMEAAVRAEGVLLVDGMDRLIDVAEMVSKFRSLPKRGLGIITDSGAFKGLALDTADDLALSLPELKPETYDKLRAATFDYVEGSNPLDVTGQAMMNLDRIYGDCGRLMLADGAVDALLVCQMPGKPEVMEAKARAVAQLAEETGAAVGCVFIGSGAPVPPGAQRVLAEASVPLSQSGERAIRAVADVLRLARPMVTGTPVATLTPPPLPGAGTIPEHLSKAWLARAIALPVPLSHLATTPDAAASAAETLGFPVVLKVQHADLAHKSDVGGVLVGLATPKAVREGFTRILRNVEAARPGQPVDGILVEKMGARGPELVIGAKRDADWGPMVMIGMGGVWVELFQDMALIPAGTGPEGFRQALLGLKAAKLLTGYRGDPPVDLDAAAAVAARLGAVMLACPEITEIDLNPVIVRPAGEGVLALDALIVTHSAPQ, via the coding sequence ATGGCGGCGGGGCGCGATAGCGCGACGGCCAAGGGGGCGCCGGACATCCGGCGCCTTCTGGCGCCACGGTCGGTGGCGATCATCGGTGCCTCGGCCAACCCGGCCTCGATGGGGGCGCGGGCGCTCAGCGCCTTTCGTCGTTTCCACTATGCGGGGGACATCCATCTGGTGAATCCCCGGACCGAGGCGATCGACGGCATCCGCTGCGTGCCGACGGTCGCCGACCTGCCCCAAGGGGTGGACGCCGCGATCTTTGCCATCCCCCAGCCCGCCGTGGCCGAGGCCCTGGCCCAGGGCATCGCCCGGGGTCTGGGCGGGGCGGTGATCTTTTCGGCGGGCTACGCCGAGACCGGCCCCGACGGCCGCCGCGCGCAGGACGCGCTTGCCGCCATGGCGCGCGCCGGCGGCCTGGCGCTGGCCGGCCCCAACTGCCTGGGCCTGGTGAATTTCGACGCGGGCGTGCCCCTGACCTCGGGTCCGGTGCATCCGATCGACCGGCGCGGTCGCCCGGGTCTGGCCGTCATTGCGCAGTCGGGCGGGATCATGGGGGCGATCATCAACGCCTCGGAAGATCGCGACATCCCGCTGTCGCACGCCATATCGACCGGCAATGAGGCCGCGCTGGGGGTGACCGACTATTTCGCGGCGCTGGTCGGGGACCCGGCCATCGGTTCCTTTGCCCTGTTTGCCGAACATATCCGCGACCCGCAGGGGTTCCTGGCATCGGCCCGCCGCGCGCGGGACCTGGGCAAGCCGGTGATCTTGCTGCATTCCGGGCGCAGCGCCCGGGCGCAAGAGGCCTCGCTGTCGCACACGGGCGCGGTTGCCAGCAATTTCAGGGCGATGGAGGCCGCTGTCCGGGCCGAGGGCGTCCTGCTGGTGGACGGGATGGACCGGCTGATCGACGTGGCCGAGATGGTCTCGAAGTTCCGCAGCCTGCCGAAACGGGGTCTGGGGATCATCACCGATTCGGGCGCGTTCAAGGGTCTGGCGCTGGACACCGCCGACGATCTGGCCCTGTCGCTGCCCGAGTTGAAGCCGGAAACCTACGACAAGCTGCGCGCCGCGACCTTCGACTATGTCGAGGGATCGAACCCGCTGGACGTGACGGGTCAGGCGATGATGAACCTGGACCGGATCTATGGCGATTGCGGGCGGCTGATGTTGGCGGACGGGGCCGTCGATGCGCTGCTGGTCTGCCAGATGCCCGGCAAGCCCGAGGTGATGGAGGCCAAGGCCCGCGCCGTCGCGCAACTGGCCGAGGAAACCGGGGCCGCCGTCGGCTGCGTCTTCATCGGCAGCGGCGCCCCTGTGCCACCCGGCGCCCAGCGCGTGCTGGCCGAGGCCAGCGTCCCGCTTTCCCAATCGGGCGAGCGGGCGATCCGCGCCGTCGCCGATGTGCTGCGCCTGGCCCGTCCGATGGTCACCGGCACGCCGGTCGCGACGCTCACCCCCCCGCCCCTGCCCGGCGCCGGCACGATCCCCGAGCATCTGTCCAAGGCCTGGCTTGCCCGGGCGATCGCCCTGCCCGTGCCCCTCTCGCATCTGGCGACGACGCCGGACGCGGCGGCCAGCGCGGCCGAAACGCTGGGTTTCCCCGTGGTGCTGAAGGTCCAGCACGCCGACCTCGCCCATAAATCGGACGTGGGCGGGGTGCTGGTCGGGCTGGCAACCCCCAAGGCCGTCCGCGAGGGGTTCACCCGCATCCTGCGCAATGTCGAGGCCGCGCGACCGGGCCAGCCCGTCGATGGCATCCTTGTCGAGAAGATGGGCGCCCGTGGCCCCGAACTGGTGATCGGCGCCAAGCGCGACGCCGATTGGGGCCCGATGGTGATGATCGGCATGGGCGGTGTCTGGGTCGAACTGTTCCAGGACATGGCGCTGATCCCTGCCGGCACCGGGCCCGAAGGGTTCCGCCAGGCGCTGCTGGGCCTAAAGGCCGCGAAGCTGCTGACCGGCTATCGTGGCGACCCGCCGGTGGACCTCGACGCTGCGGCGGCGGTGGCCGCACGGCTGGGCGCGGTCATGCTGGCCTGCCCCGAGATCACCGAGATCGACCTCAACCCGGTCATCGTCAGGCCCGCGGGCGAGGGTGTCCTCGCGCTCGACGCGCTGATCGTCACCCATTCGGCGCCGCAGTAA
- a CDS encoding RidA family protein codes for MPQAIHVPGLHHTPPIPNAARRGPLIESGGIVGVNPATREVPEDLAAQCAQMFANLRAILAAAGAGPEHVVKLSVWMADRGAKDVLDAEWLAMWPDADLRPARQTFDGALKAPVRVQCAFTAWVG; via the coding sequence ATGCCCCAAGCGATCCATGTCCCCGGCCTGCACCACACGCCGCCCATCCCCAACGCGGCCCGCCGCGGTCCCTTGATCGAATCCGGCGGAATCGTCGGGGTGAACCCGGCGACCCGCGAGGTGCCCGAGGATCTCGCCGCGCAATGCGCGCAGATGTTCGCCAATCTGCGGGCCATTCTGGCGGCGGCGGGCGCGGGACCCGAGCATGTGGTGAAGCTGAGCGTCTGGATGGCCGATCGCGGTGCCAAGGACGTGCTCGACGCCGAATGGCTGGCGATGTGGCCCGATGCGGACCTGCGCCCGGCGCGGCAGACATTCGACGGCGCGCTGAAGGCACCGGTGCGGGTGCAATGCGCGTTCACCGCCTGGGTCGGATAG
- a CDS encoding p-hydroxycinnamoyl CoA hydratase/lyase, whose protein sequence is MNDTPDATLPVYRNELVKVEFEDGIAWVYFNRPEKRNAMSPSLNREMEEVLDKLEGDDRCKVLVLTGSGDAWSAGMDLKEFFREVMPLPTIQQQRIRNQTFHWQRKRLMYYLKPTIAMVNGWCFGGAFVPLVSCDLSLAAEDAQFGLSEINWGIIPGGNVTRSLAAKVNQADALYYIMTGEPFDGRKAKEMGLVNEVLPADKLRERTVQLAKILMAKNPVVLNAAKLAYKHADEMNWETAEDYLSAKAAQATLFDPTKGMMQGISQFLDDKSYKPGLGTYRIEEE, encoded by the coding sequence ATGAACGACACGCCTGACGCGACCCTGCCGGTCTACCGCAACGAGCTGGTCAAGGTCGAATTCGAGGACGGCATCGCCTGGGTCTATTTCAATCGGCCCGAAAAGCGCAACGCGATGAGCCCCAGCCTCAACCGCGAGATGGAAGAGGTCCTGGACAAGCTGGAAGGCGATGACCGCTGCAAGGTGCTGGTGCTCACCGGGTCGGGCGACGCCTGGTCGGCCGGCATGGACCTGAAGGAATTCTTCCGCGAGGTGATGCCGCTGCCGACAATCCAGCAGCAGCGCATCCGAAACCAGACCTTCCACTGGCAGCGCAAGCGGCTGATGTATTACCTCAAGCCCACCATCGCGATGGTCAACGGTTGGTGCTTTGGCGGGGCCTTCGTGCCGCTGGTGAGCTGCGACCTGTCGCTGGCCGCCGAGGACGCGCAATTCGGTCTGTCGGAAATCAACTGGGGCATCATTCCGGGCGGCAACGTCACCCGTTCGCTCGCCGCCAAGGTCAACCAGGCGGATGCGCTTTACTACATCATGACCGGCGAGCCCTTCGACGGCCGCAAGGCCAAGGAAATGGGCCTGGTGAACGAGGTTCTGCCGGCCGACAAGCTGCGCGAGCGCACCGTTCAACTGGCCAAGATCCTGATGGCCAAGAACCCGGTGGTCCTGAACGCCGCGAAACTCGCCTACAAGCACGCCGACGAGATGAACTGGGAAACCGCCGAGGACTACCTCTCGGCCAAGGCGGCGCAGGCCACGCTCTTTGATCCGACCAAGGGGATGATGCAGGGCATCAGCCAGTTCCTGGACGACAAGAGCTACAAGCCCGGTCTCGGCACCTACCGCATCGAAGAGGAATAA
- a CDS encoding acyl-CoA dehydrogenase family protein encodes MSFRFSDDLETFRTEVRSFVEANLSPRTRQRAAEGLRLTKDDYTDWFKALHAKGWITPGWPREHGGTDWTPLQRYIFEEECYLAGAPPVTGGMNMIGPVLIQFGTEAQKATYLPRMRRGELWWAQGFSEPGSGSDLASLSTRAWREGDDYVVNGTKIWTTQANYADMMFALVRTKPEGKPQESISMVLIPMTAPGVSIQRIMTIDGSGELYQTFLDNVRIPAANLVGEENMGWTYAKFLLGFERFGIAGIGLTKRQMDRLKRVLAAEGLADAPRWAERVARAEADLMALEFTAIRLVQESTGKSPGVESSLLKIRGTELRQRIYAMTLDAAGQGAIPYLDEVLHPGWQGAPMGPAHAGTLAANYLENRKISIYGGSNEIQREVLAQAALGRMR; translated from the coding sequence ATGAGTTTCCGTTTCTCAGACGACCTCGAGACCTTTCGAACCGAGGTCCGCAGCTTTGTCGAGGCCAATCTGTCGCCTCGCACCAGACAGCGCGCCGCCGAAGGGTTGCGGCTGACCAAGGACGATTACACCGACTGGTTCAAGGCCCTCCATGCCAAGGGCTGGATCACGCCCGGCTGGCCACGGGAACACGGCGGCACGGACTGGACGCCCTTGCAGCGCTATATCTTCGAGGAGGAGTGCTACCTCGCCGGCGCGCCGCCCGTGACCGGAGGCATGAACATGATCGGCCCGGTGCTGATCCAGTTCGGCACCGAGGCGCAAAAGGCCACCTACCTGCCGCGGATGCGGCGCGGCGAACTGTGGTGGGCGCAGGGTTTCTCCGAGCCGGGCTCGGGCTCGGACCTCGCATCGCTCAGCACCCGGGCCTGGCGCGAGGGCGACGACTATGTGGTGAACGGGACCAAGATCTGGACCACCCAGGCCAATTACGCGGACATGATGTTCGCGCTGGTGCGCACCAAACCCGAAGGCAAGCCACAGGAAAGCATCTCGATGGTGCTGATCCCGATGACCGCGCCGGGGGTCTCGATCCAGCGGATCATGACCATCGACGGCTCGGGCGAGTTGTATCAGACCTTTCTGGACAATGTCCGTATCCCCGCCGCCAACCTGGTCGGCGAAGAGAACATGGGCTGGACCTATGCCAAGTTCCTCTTGGGATTCGAGCGGTTCGGCATCGCCGGGATCGGCCTGACCAAACGGCAGATGGACCGGCTGAAACGGGTGCTGGCGGCCGAGGGGCTGGCGGATGCGCCCCGCTGGGCCGAACGCGTGGCCCGCGCCGAGGCCGATCTGATGGCGCTGGAATTCACCGCGATCCGGCTGGTGCAGGAAAGCACCGGCAAGTCCCCGGGGGTGGAAAGCTCGCTGCTGAAGATCCGCGGCACGGAATTGCGCCAGCGCATCTATGCGATGACGCTGGACGCCGCCGGTCAGGGCGCGATCCCCTATCTGGACGAGGTGCTGCATCCCGGCTGGCAAGGCGCGCCGATGGGACCGGCCCACGCCGGGACACTGGCCGCCAACTATCTGGAAAACCGCAAGATCTCGATTTACGGCGGCTCGAACGAAATCCAGCGCGAGGTGCTGGCGCAGGCCGCCCTCGGGCGCATGAGGTAA